The following proteins are co-located in the Leptospira weilii genome:
- a CDS encoding M23 family metallopeptidase → MDIKATSALIYYRLRYKYQEYKLKLDLKLSELNRKGKERLTVMVIPHSEQKTINFHISYRAISIFVGTVFILLIISSINVLSHSGSVHQLTELNLSNKDFIRQSAKMKEEINSLHEYVEYYYGRLARLYIRLGGDPAKVSKGIGGAEQLSTQPPSIIEPKPINFQTDDLPEGAAVFRLKEDVHNLKISNELTQDIISILKKRKNILKQTPSIWPVKGYVLYPYGSYFNPISGRREHNNGVDIGSFAGSEVLATAPGTVYEIGYTRNTGYFVKVSHKYGWKTIYSNMDRLKVKQGQQVSKTEVIGFVGKTEASPNYMLHYEIHVGTRAINPFAFLNQIQD, encoded by the coding sequence GTGGATATTAAAGCAACTTCCGCACTCATCTATTATAGGCTTCGTTATAAGTATCAAGAATACAAGCTCAAATTGGATTTAAAACTTTCTGAGCTCAATAGAAAGGGAAAAGAAAGACTTACCGTGATGGTAATTCCCCATTCCGAACAAAAGACAATCAATTTTCACATTTCTTACAGAGCCATTTCAATCTTTGTCGGGACTGTTTTTATTCTTCTTATCATCAGTTCCATCAACGTATTAAGTCATAGTGGTTCCGTTCATCAACTTACAGAACTTAATCTTTCCAATAAGGATTTTATTCGCCAATCAGCCAAAATGAAGGAAGAGATTAATTCTCTTCACGAATACGTGGAATATTATTACGGAAGATTAGCCAGACTCTATATAAGGTTAGGCGGTGATCCCGCAAAAGTTTCCAAAGGAATCGGCGGAGCGGAACAACTTTCCACACAACCTCCTTCTATTATAGAACCGAAGCCTATTAATTTTCAGACGGACGATCTTCCGGAAGGTGCGGCTGTTTTCAGACTGAAAGAAGATGTTCACAATTTAAAAATCAGCAACGAACTTACACAAGATATCATTTCAATACTTAAAAAGAGAAAAAATATTCTCAAACAAACTCCCTCCATTTGGCCCGTAAAAGGTTACGTTCTTTATCCTTACGGTTCTTATTTTAATCCGATTTCAGGAAGAAGAGAACACAACAATGGAGTCGATATCGGATCTTTTGCTGGTTCGGAAGTTCTCGCGACCGCACCCGGAACCGTATATGAAATCGGTTATACAAGAAACACAGGTTATTTTGTAAAAGTTTCTCACAAATACGGATGGAAGACAATTTATTCGAACATGGATCGATTGAAAGTGAAACAAGGTCAGCAGGTTTCCAAGACTGAAGTTATTGGTTTTGTCGGAAAAACAGAAGCTTCTCCGAACTATATGCTTCATTACGAAATCCACGTTGGAACAAGAGCAATCAATCCGTTCGCTTTCCTCAATCAAATTCAGGACTGA
- a CDS encoding YaaR family protein — protein sequence MKVLIPPYQLPRKETETRQTSKGKKNEIPSLNGSNFSNQAEIIESANSSSFLDILEEIVPSGSETTKDLNALWRELPDIEKRFLDLPSIENLNAYQKHIQTITKSVIDQNMRVETLSKRIKGEAKKIYHVVKIIDEKIQILAELIMNEENSAFKLLKSLTDIRGLLLDIQE from the coding sequence TTGAAAGTACTCATACCACCTTATCAACTCCCGCGCAAAGAAACCGAAACCAGACAAACTTCCAAAGGCAAGAAGAATGAAATCCCTTCCTTAAACGGAAGTAATTTTTCAAATCAAGCCGAAATAATTGAGTCGGCAAATTCATCCTCTTTTTTAGATATTTTAGAAGAAATCGTTCCTTCCGGATCCGAGACGACAAAGGATTTAAACGCTCTTTGGAGGGAGCTTCCCGATATTGAAAAAAGATTTTTGGATCTTCCTTCGATCGAAAACCTAAATGCGTATCAAAAGCACATTCAAACGATCACCAAATCGGTAATCGATCAAAACATGAGAGTGGAAACTCTTTCCAAAAGGATAAAGGGCGAAGCCAAAAAAATCTATCATGTCGTCAAGATCATCGACGAAAAAATTCAGATTTTGGCGGAACTGATTATGAACGAAGAAAATTCCGCATTTAAACTTTTAAAGTCCCTGACGGATATCAGAGGGCTTTTGTTGGATATTCAGGAATAG
- a CDS encoding bactofilin family protein has protein sequence MATEEHLIVNSIIGEGAEFSGDFKLTGLLRIDGIFRGSIKTEGKVLIGKSGIVDTDIRARIVVAGGEINGNIYASERVTLLASCRMKGDIVSPRIVMEEGVQFEGNCKINPVTH, from the coding sequence ATGGCAACAGAAGAACACTTAATCGTAAATAGTATCATTGGCGAAGGCGCCGAATTCAGCGGAGATTTCAAACTCACCGGGCTTTTAAGAATCGATGGAATTTTTCGCGGCTCCATAAAAACCGAAGGAAAAGTCCTAATCGGAAAATCTGGAATTGTCGATACCGATATCAGAGCCCGAATTGTCGTCGCTGGTGGTGAAATCAATGGGAATATTTACGCGAGCGAGCGGGTGACTTTACTTGCTTCCTGCAGAATGAAAGGAGATATCGTATCTCCTAGAATCGTAATGGAAGAAGGAGTACAATTCGAAGGCAATTGTAAAATTAACCCAGTTACGCATTGA
- a CDS encoding type II toxin-antitoxin system RelE/ParE family toxin — protein MKLLIISFKHKGLEQYFETGSKKGIQPDHASKLDRILDKLDASVNPKDMNLSSFKLHQLKGKEKNRSWFG, from the coding sequence ATGAAGCTGTTGATAATTTCGTTTAAACACAAAGGTTTAGAACAGTATTTTGAAACTGGTAGTAAGAAAGGAATCCAACCTGATCACGCAAGTAAATTAGATAGAATTTTAGATAAGTTAGATGCTTCAGTAAACCCAAAAGATATGAATTTATCTTCATTTAAATTACATCAACTCAAAGGTAAGGAAAAAAATAGAAGTTGGTTTGGATGA
- a CDS encoding IS3 family transposase (programmed frameshift) codes for MKKRFSEDQIHKILKESESGASTSDVCRKYGISGNTFYRWRSKYGGLELSDLKRMKTLEEENSKLKKLYAELALENEAIKDVTRKKVVSREQKREAVMLIKTKLGERKSCRLLQISRTVFRYRCGLQDKNKELKDRIRSLAYKHRRAGYRQIHSFIRQGEHVNHKRIYRLYSELGLKYRIKRKRKRLSLPTVPKIVPKKSEERWSMDFMSDSLYSGRRFRILNIIDDFGRFAVVTKAEFSITSERLVRILNEVSEVRSLPKQIVVDNGPEFTSKTFLRWAFEKRVDIHFITPGKPTENAFIESFNGKMRNECLNENWFKDIEEARRLIEEWRIFYNSERPHSSLGGLTPEEYLRRSA; via the exons ATGAAGAAACGTTTCAGTGAAGATCAAATTCACAAGATATTGAAGGAATCGGAATCAGGGGCATCGACCTCTGATGTTTGTCGTAAGTATGGAATCAGCGGAAATACTTTTTACCGTTGGCGTTCGAAATACGGAGGTTTAGAACTGAGCGATCTGAAGCGAATGAAGACTTTAGAGGAAGAGAACAGTAAGCTAAAGAAACTATATGCAGAATTAGCTTTAGAAAATGAAGCGATCA AAGATGTTACTCGAAAAAAAGTGGTGAGCCGCGAGCAGAAACGAGAGGCAGTTATGTTGATCAAAACGAAACTTGGAGAACGAAAATCCTGTCGTCTCTTGCAAATTTCCAGAACCGTCTTTCGGTATCGTTGCGGACTTCAAGACAAAAACAAGGAATTAAAGGATCGAATTCGTTCTTTAGCGTATAAACATAGAAGAGCGGGATATAGGCAGATCCATTCTTTCATTCGTCAAGGAGAGCATGTAAATCATAAACGAATCTATCGCCTGTATTCCGAATTGGGCTTAAAATACCGAATCAAGCGAAAACGAAAGAGGCTGTCATTGCCTACTGTTCCAAAGATTGTTCCTAAGAAATCGGAGGAAAGATGGTCAATGGATTTCATGTCGGATTCGCTCTATTCGGGAAGAAGATTCAGAATTTTGAATATTATCGATGACTTCGGTCGATTCGCAGTCGTAACGAAGGCGGAATTCTCAATTACTTCAGAAAGATTAGTAAGGATTTTGAATGAAGTATCCGAAGTCCGTAGTCTACCAAAACAAATTGTTGTGGATAATGGTCCCGAATTCACATCAAAAACATTTTTACGATGGGCTTTCGAAAAAAGAGTCGATATTCATTTTATCACACCGGGCAAGCCTACTGAAAATGCCTTCATCGAGAGCTTTAACGGAAAAATGCGAAACGAATGTTTAAATGAAAATTGGTTTAAAGATATCGAAGAAGCCCGGCGCCTCATCGAAGAGTGGAGAATCTTCTACAATTCAGAAAGGCCACATAGCTCACTCGGGGGATTAACTCCGGAGGAATATTTAAGACGCTCTGCTTAA
- a CDS encoding HigA family addiction module antitoxin: MNKRKPTHPGKVLLEDVIKPLGLTLTEAAKDLGISHKTLSKIVNAKSSITPETAIRIALATNTSPESWLNMQIKLDLWNALQDKPKNVTKFPISA; the protein is encoded by the coding sequence ATGAATAAAAGAAAACCAACTCATCCCGGGAAAGTCTTATTAGAAGATGTAATCAAACCATTAGGCCTGACTCTTACTGAAGCGGCTAAGGATCTAGGAATATCACATAAAACACTTTCGAAAATAGTTAATGCTAAAAGTTCAATTACACCTGAAACTGCGATTAGAATTGCATTAGCAACGAACACTTCTCCGGAAAGTTGGCTTAACATGCAGATTAAATTAGATTTGTGGAATGCTTTACAAGATAAACCTAAAAACGTGACTAAATTTCCAATTTCTGCTTAG